GCCCACCCGCCGCGTGACCCCGCGGGGACAAGGGGACGCTTTGTCCCGGAGCTGGCGGCCCCGgcggctggcactgctgccccgCTGTCCCCGAGGCGCTGGCGCCGTGCCCGGCGCccgcagccccccagcacccccacgCCCCCACCCCACGGGTGGGCAGCGGCTCCCGCCGTGCCCCGTGCCAGCCCCCCGgtgcctgccctgtgcccacccgGGCTCCGTCCGTGTGCCAGCTCTGCGCCGGACCCGTGACAGCCCCGTGACAGCCCCTTAACCCCACGccagccccagagcaccccCTTACCCCCGTGCCAGCCCcgtgccagccctgtccctgctcccgcAGCTCTCAATGTCCCAGGCGAGCCCGGAGCGGGTGCCCAGCCCGGAGGAGCAGGAGTGGGCAGGGCCCGAGgcgctgtgcccgggctggctggaGGACGAGGCCCCCGATGGCGAAGTgcccggggacagcggggacccCGACGATGCCACCCAGGCCTACGAGCGGCTCCAGAGCGCCCTGTGCCAGGAGGGGCTGCCCCCCACGCTGGACTGTTCCACAGAGCCCCGCACGGgttggggacacagggggcactgtgccaggctggggacacgggggtggcaGGGACAGTGATGGGGGAacggtgccaggctggggacacgggggtggcaGGAACAGTGATGTGGGTGCAATGCCAGGCTGGGATAGGGGGTAGCAGGGACAGTGTTATGGGAttggtgccaggctgggatagggggtggcagggacagTGTTATGGGCttggtgccaggctggggacacgggggtgtCAGGGACAGTGATGTGGGCgtggtgccaggctggggacacgggggtggcaGGGATAAGGGTGGCAATGGGGATGCGGTGCCAGGCTAGGGACACagggggtctgggggctcccagCCACACTGGGGTGCCACGGGCAGGGTGGCGCCAGGGTCCCCATCCCGGCGCTGTTAACCCTTCCCTTCCTGGCAGGATTTGGCCCGCTGGACATGACTGTTTGCATCCTGGGCTCACCCACCCCCTTCTTGCCCGTCCTGCTGGAGGGTGGCACCCGCTGCCCAGGTGGGTGCCATCCCCTTGTCCCCAAACCCGCCTGTGCTGCCTGACCCGCACTgtgagggaaactgaggcaggggagcagggtggcagcagccccCTGTGTCCCGTTAATCCCAGTACACACCAGTTCAGCAGCAAGTGCCCACCCTCCCCCCAGCACCACCCCATGGGGGGCAGTTTGGGACAGGAGGTGCGGGGTGCCCGCCGCCCACCGCTGTGCCCACCCGCAGGTGCCAtggtgctgtgcctgtccccCTCCTGGGCCAGCCGGGTGCCATCGGAGTCGTGCCCGGGCGCCtggtccctgctgctctcccggGGCGTCTCCTTCAAGGTGGGGGGGCACAGCGCCCTAGAGACCTTCGTGCCACCTCGCCGTGCCAACTACGTGACGGGCACCTTCGCGCCGGGGGACCCCGAGGGCGGCTGGGTGGGCGAGCTGGCCCGTGACCTCGACTGCCCCACGGGGGGCTCGGTGCCGCTCGCCCACCGCCTCGAGGACACGCTGGTCACCCGCTGGGTGCTGGCGGCTCGGGCCAACCTGCCCGTGCCCCCCACGCTGGCCTTCGTCCTGGGGACCAGGGGGGACCTGCCCGCCCAGCCCGCGGCCCCCGGGGTGAGGCTGGTGCGGCTGCAGGAcccccagggccagcagagcctggtgcaggaggaggtgggCGCCTTCCTGGGGGGCACTGCCATGGAGCCCTACGGCCAGGTGGGCACGGCAGGGCGGGCGGTGCTGGTGGCGCCGGGTGGCGCTGGGGGACATCGAGAAGCACGGGCTGGGGTGGCTGTGAGGGTGGCGACCAGGTGGCACTCGGGGGGTGCAGGTGGTGGGGTGGCAAAGGTGACACGGGCGGGCCGGCTGGCTGCCGGGGTGGCAGCAGGTGGCACGGGGTGACACGGAGGTGCACGCAGGTGGTGGTGCGGCCGgcggggtggcggtggcgggggacaggcaccagcagcacccacaggaaggaggagggggcggcggTGGCGCAGGCGGTGGGTGCCCGGCTCCGGGGGCTGACGGAGGAGGACAGCGTCCTGCTGGAGGCCATGGTGCCCACCGCCCGCCTGCCCGTGCCCCCCCCACGTAAGGCCCCCGCCCTCGGGCGCCCACCACCCTGGGAGGGGGGGAAGAGACCCCCGGGGTCCCACGGGTCCCTGCAGCTGTGTCGGCCACGTGTCTGTGCCCTGGGGCGGGTGGGTGGGGGCCATCGGGGTGCCCAAATTACTGGGGTCCTGGGGGAGGGCACGAGGGTCACCTTGAAGAGCCCACAGTTCCCTAGGTTAGGGTTTGGGGGACAGTTTGCCACCTTGGACCCCCACAGACCCATGGGGAGAGGTGGGGAAGGTCACCCTGGACTCCCATGGTCCCCTGTAGTGGGGGGGAAAGTCACCCTGGAGCCCCACGGTcccccggggctgggcagggtgtTGGGGTGATCCCCTCTGACTCCCGACAGTCCCGTGGGGCTGGGGATGACAGTAGCGATGCTGTACCCCTcactccctggggctgggcttggcCGGGGCCACCGCGGTGCCGCAGGGAGTTCCAAAAGGCCCCGGAGGAGGGCGAGGGGGAGGTGGGGCAGGGCGGTCCCGTCCCCGCATGGCGGCCGTGCCTGCCCTGTCCCTTGCcccccaggcagcccagccccgcggctgcccatGGCCCTGCGCATCTGCACCCTCGTCTGCAGGTCCTGGGGGGACcggccccagctctgccaggtaCGGCGTGTCCCTACACCCCGgtggctctgtgtgtccccagcctaTGATGGCTGTCCCCACGTCCTGGTGGCCCTGTATGTCCCCAGGCTATAGTGGCAATCTTGCGCCCAGGCTGTGGTAATCTGTGTGCTATGCCCTGTGTGCCTGTCCGTGTCCCcatgccctggtggccctgggtgtccccaggactGCTGGCCATCCACACTGCCTTGGGTCATTGTGTCACCCCACGTCCCTACGCCCTGGCGGCAGCCGCGTCCCCAGGCTATGGGCTGGCAGCCAATGTCCCCGTACCCCGGTGGCAGCCGGTGTCCCCACACACACGTGGGTGTCGCCGTGTCCCCACACACAGGTGGCCTGCGCCGTGGGACGCGCGGAGAGCCCGGTGCGTCACGGCGCGGCGCTGCCCCAGGGCCTGGactccagcctgcagcagtggGGGGTGGCGGCCCCCAGCCAGCGACAGGCGCTGGCCACGCGGCTGCGGGAGGCCACCGAGGCCGCCGCGGCCGCCCTGATGGCCAGCGAGGCCGAGCTGAGCCCGCGGCagcgcggcggcggccgggcccgCACCGACATCCTGGGTGAGCAGGGCGCGGGGGACGCCGTCGGTGCCCGCGTTCACCGCGCGGTGCTGAGCGCCGTGTCACCGTCCCCAGGCGTGGATTTCCTGCTGGCGTGCGTGGATGAGGCGCTGGAGCTGGTGGCGCTGGCCACGAACGGGCAGCGGTGCCTGGAGACGTGCGCGCTGGCCGAGGCCATGGGGCGCGGCGTGGGCGAGCCCCGCGGGGATTTGCCGCGGCTGCTGGCCGAGGCCATGCTGCACCGGGCGCAGCGCCACCTGGTCGAGGGCAAGGACATCCTGCTCATCGGGGCCGGTGGCGTCAGCAAGAGCTTCGTGTGGGAGGCGGCCCGCGACTACGGGCTGAAGGTGAGGGGCCCGGGGCGCCAGCGGGCTCGGGGCGACAcagccgcggggccggggccggccgCCCCCCGGTGACGCCTCTCCGGGGCCGCAGATCCACCTGGTGGAGTCGGACCCGGAGCACTTCGCGGCGGGGCTGGTGCAGACCTTCCTGCCCTACGACAGCCGGGAGCACCGGCGCGACGAGGAGCACGCGGAGcgggtgctggagctgctgcgcTCCCGGGGGCTGCGGCCCCACGCCTGCCTCTCCTACTGGGACGACTGCGTGGTGCTGGCGGCCCTggtgtgccaggggctggggctccgcggccccgcgcccgccgccgtgCGGGTGGCCAAGCAGAAGAGCCGCACGCACCGGCACCTGCAGCGCTgccgccgcggccgcccgccgcccgccgccttCGCCGTGCCCTGCCGCCGCCTGCGGAGCCACGGCGACGTGGAGCGGGCGGCGGGCGCCGTGCCCTTCCCCGCCGTGGCCAAGCTGGAGTTCGGCGCGGGCGGCGTGGGCGTGCGGCTGGTGGAGAACGCCGGGCAGTGCCACGCTCACGCCGCCCGCCTCTGGAGGGACCTGCGCGACGACGCCGACCACCCGGGCatcgggctgggctggggcaacGCCATGCTGCTCATGGAGTACGTGCCGGGCACCGAGCACGACGTGGACCTGGTGGTCTTCGAGGGGCGGCTGCTTGGCGCCTGGGTGTCGGACAACGGCCCCACGCGTGTCCCCGCCTTCCTGGAGACGGCGGcctgcctgccctcctgcctgcccgCCGACCGGCAGGCGCAGCTGGTGCGGGCGGCGCTGCAATGCTGCCGGGCGTGCGGGCTGTGCGACGGCGTCTTCAACGTGGAGCTCAAGCtgggcccggcggggccgcgcctGCTGGAGATCAACCCCCGCATGGGGGGCTTCTACCTGCGCGACTGGATCCGCGAGGTCTACGGCCCCGACCTGCTGCTGGCCGCCGTGCTGGTGGCGCTGGGAGTGCCGCCCGTgctgcccgcccgccccgcgccccgcaCGCACCTGGCCGGGGTGATGTGCCTGGCCTCGGAGCACGGCCCGAGCCTGGCGGGCGGCGGGGGCATGGAGGCTCTGCGGGAGCTGCACGGCCGCGGGCTCGTCCGCCTCAACCGGCTCTTCGAGGAGCCCGAGGGGGCCGGCGAGTACGAGGAGCCGCTGCTGAGCGTGGCGTGCGCCGGGGCCACGCTGGCCGAGGCCTGCGAGCgcctgctggggctctgccaggggctgggcatCGACTCCCCGCGATATCCCGTGGAGCATTTCTTGTCCCACTTCAAATAGCGCCGGGCAGGCAGCGGGGAGAGCGGGGGAATGGGTGCCCCGGCACAGCCGGCACCAgctcccgccgccccgccgcccctccCTGGCATCCCCCCGGCACCCCGTCCCGCTGTCCCCCCATCCCCTGGCCTGGCACACCATGTCCTGGCACCCCCGTACCGCCCTGCATCCCAGGCACCTGCCCTGCCTCCCCATTGCCTGGCATTCCCCTTCATCCTGGCACTCCATCCCCTGGCATCCCCTCGCTCCCCTGGCAGTCCATTCCCTGGCACCCTGACATCCCATCCACTGGGATCCTCCCATTAACCTGGCACTCCATCCCCTGGCATCCCCTCATTCCCCTGGCACTCCATGTCCTGGCATCCTGAAACCCTATCTCCTGGCACCCCCCACTACTCTGACACCCCAATCCCCGGCATCCCCCATGTCCTGGCACCACATTCCCTGGCATCCCTGTCCATCGTGGCACTTCATCCTCACACTGACACCCTTCATCCTAAGATTCCCCCTCTCCCAGTCCAGACACCCCATTCCCCTGCCCTAGCACCCTGTTCCCTGCTTCCCAACATCCCTCCTTgtcccccctgccctgtccctacAGTCTGTACCCCCTGTCCCTGAAGCTGGGGGTCTGTCCCatgcctggggacacacaggggcacactgtcccctgctgtccccgtgCCACCCCCAGGGTGGGGCAGCCAGGACCCCTGAGGCAGCCAGGCCACCCCATGAGAGCAGCAGGTGAAGTGTGAGGTGTGTTGGCACCTGCTGGCATGGGGAGACCCCACAGTAACAAACCGCTATGGGGAGGGAGACCCCAAAATGACAACGAATTATGGGGACATCCCATAATAACAAAGAAATGTGGCAAGACCCCACAATAACACACCAGCAAGGGGAGACCCCACAGTAACAGACTGAGGTGGGGAGACCCCACAATGACCCCCTGGAAGGGAAGACCCTACAATAACAAAGGGGGAGAACCCACAGTAACAAACCTGTGTTTAGGGGAGACCCTACAACAGCATACACTGAAAGGGAGACCCTACAATAACAAACTGGCTTGGGGAGACCCTGCAATGATAGACTCGCACCAGGGGACCCTACAACAACAGAGGGGCACCCAGGGattccctggagcagctcagaaAATCCTCTGGGAAGGCTTGTGTGATGTGATATAGGGCTGTCACTGGGGAGGCCCTACAGTAACACCAGTGACCCCACACTAACACCCAGCCCCTGTAATGCCCGAGATCCTACAGCAACACCAGGCACCCTACACtaacacagagccctgcagtgctcctgACCCTACAATAACAGCAGTGATCCTACAATAATACCCACATCCTACAGCCCTCACGACCCTACAATAACACCAGAGATCCTACAATAACACAGAGCCCCTGTAGTGCCTGGGAGCCTGCAATAACACACAGCCACTGTAGTGCCTGAAACCCTCCAACAAACCCcagtccctgcagtgcccctgACCCTACAATAACACCCACGACCCTACAATAACACCAGAGACCCTACACCAACACACAGCCCCCGCAGTAGCAGCGGTGACCCCACAACCACCCCAGTGACCCCACAATAACCCCGGCGCCCCGCAGCCCCACTCGTGCCCCCCAACCCCGCGGAAACCCCGGCCGGGATCTCCACGTGAGGTCACCGCGGTGTCCCCCTCtcttcctgcccctcctctgACGTCACGGCGGCGCCGCTGACGTCAGCGCGGCGCAGGGGGCGTGGCGGGCCGGGGTCCCCAGTAAAGGCTGTGAGCGGCCGCGCTGTCTCTGTCCTGTTCCTGCGCCATCCCCGGCGACCcccgtgcccgtgtcccccgtgctggggacaccccggTGACGCGCTCTGGGGCGTGGCCGTGGGTGGGGCGTGGCCGTGGGCGTGACCAGCGCGGCGGGTTCCCCGGGGTCCCGATAAGGCGGTGACACGGGGGGCGTGGCGGGGGCGTAGCCACGCTGGGGGCGTGGGCATCGGGGCGGGTCCCCGGGGGTCCCGGCGCGGCGCCGTCATGGCGGGGGTGTTCGACATCGACCTGGAGACCGAGGAGGGCAGCGACGGGGACGAGCCCGAGCTGGGCGCCGTGAGCCGGCAGCGGGGCGCgggggggcaccggggctgcCACCGGCACCGGGGCTGGGGCGGGGGGCGCCGCGGGGACGGGGGGCACCGGCAGCGGGACGGGCGGTGGAGGCGGCGAGCGGCACCGGGGCGCGGTGGGGACGGCGGGATCAGGGGTGTCGGGGTGGCGTGGGGTCCACTCGGTGCCGGGAACGGCGGGCAGGGGCTTGGGGGGACAGCggcagggcagtgacagggttCCCGCCCGTGGCGGGACAGGGTTGCAGCCGGGCTGTCCGCGGGACGGGGCGCCGGGGCACCGGGGGCAGCCGCGGATCCCGGGCGGGCAGCGGGCGGCTCCCGCTGGGCagggcccggcctcggccccaaAACATCCGGCTGGGCCGGCTCGGCGCTGCCTCGCCCCGCGCTGCCGCGTCCTGCCCGCGTCCTGCCCGCGTCCTGCCCGTGTCCTGCTCGTGTCCTGCCCTTGCCGTAGCCGTGTCCTGCCTGCCGTGTCCCCTCCTTGCcatgtgtcccctccctgccgTGGGTCCTCTCTGTGCTGTGTCTCCCCTCCTTGCCATATGTCCCCTCCCTGCCGTGCGTCCCCTGCCCACCTCTGACCGCGAGTTCCCTCCCGCAGGAGATGGAGCTGGAGCCCCGGGGAAACGGCCTGGAGTAAGTGGGGGACAGCCTGCGGGGGGGTGTgcaggcaggggacaggcaggggacaggcaggggacaggcagggggctgtccctgctcagcccctctcCCGCCAGGCCGGTGGGACACTATGAAGAGATCGAGATTTCCGAGAGCAGCGTCAACAATGGCCCCGAGCACATCGGCCCGCACTGCTTCGAGCTGCTCCGCGTCCTGGGCAAGGGCGGCTACGGCAaggtggggacacagctgggctggggacctcTGAGGGGACTCTGGTGCTCCCCGACAGCGTCCCCAACCTTCCCTGCCCGTCCTTCCAGGTGTTCCAGGTGCGCAAAGTGCAGGGCACCAACACGGGCAAGATCTTCGCCATGAAGGTCCTGAAGAAGGTAGGGGCGCCccggcccccccagcccccccggGGACCCCTCCCGCTCACCGCCTCCCCCCCAGGCCAAGATCGCCTGCAACGCCAAGGACACGGCGCACACCCGGGCCGAGAGGAACATCCTGGAGGCCGTCAAGCACCCCTTCATCGTCGACCTCATCTACGCCTTCCAGACGGGCGGCAAGCTCTACCTCATCCTGGAGTGCCTCAGCGGTGCGGGCGGGCTCGGGGCAGCCGGGGGCTACTCCAGGGATGGCTGCAAATTGTCCCAGGGGGGGCTCAAGGGCTtccaggaatggctcagggTGTCCAGGGATGGTTAAAGCATGACCTGGCATGGCTACAGTGTCCAGGGAGGGTGTCCTGGAATGCCTCATGGTGTCCAAGGGTGGTTAAAGTGTGACCTGGGGTGGCTACAGTGTCCAGGGAGGGCTtccaggaatggctcagggTATCCAGGGATGGTTAAAGCATGAtctgtggtggctgcagtgtccaggaatggctcagggTGTCCAGGGATGGTTAAAGGGTGATCTGCGGTGGCTGCAGTGTCCAGGGGAGTGTCGAGGAGTGGCTCAGGGGGTCCAGGGATGGTTAAAGCGGGACCCGGGGTGGCTGCAGTGTCCAGGGAGGGTGTCCAAGGTTGGCTCATGGGGTTCTGGGGTGGTTTAAAGGTGTCCCAGGATGGCTCAGATGTTCCCAGGGGTGATTAAGGAGTTTCCAGGGATGGCTCAGGAGGGTCCCTCTTGGGCTCTTTACTCAGGTGGAGAGCTCTTCATGCAGCTGGAGCGGGAAGGGATCTTCCTGGAGGACACTGCCTGGTAGGGatgaggtggtggtggtggtgggtgtGGTTGGGATGGGCACCCTGACATGGCTCACAGCCACCCCGATCCCACTGCAGCTTCTACCTGAGCGAGATCACGCTGGCCCTGGGTCACCTGCATTCCCATGGGATCATCTACCGGGACCTTAAGCCAGAGAATATCATGCTCAATAGCcaaggtgggtttgggggggcaAACTGGGGAGCCTGGGGAGTTCTCTGGGGGCAGTCCTGACCCCCCATGTCCCTCAGGTCACATCAAGCTGACGGACTTCGGGCTGTGCAAGGAGTCCATCCACGACGGGGCCGTCACCCACACCTTCTGCGGCACCATCGAGTACATGTGAGGTGGATGCAGCactggggggaatttgggggggtctgTCCTGGCCCCCCCATCCGCTCAGggccccccctgcaccccccagGGCCCCCGAGATCCTGGTGCGGAGCGGGCACAACCGGGCGGTGGACTGGTGGAGCCTGGGCGCCCTGATGTACGACATGCTCACCGGATCGGCAAGTGCCAccgctgctccctccctcctccctggggaCTGGGGGGGCATCCCGGGGTGACCCCAAACCTTCCTGGCCTGCCTGGCTCTTCATGGCCCCCCCATGCCCCCCACAGCCGCCGTTCACCGCCGAGAACCGCAAGAAGACCATCGACAAGATCCTCAAAGGGAAGCTGGTGCT
The Agelaius phoeniceus isolate bAgePho1 chromosome 6, bAgePho1.hap1, whole genome shotgun sequence DNA segment above includes these coding regions:
- the CARNS1 gene encoding carnosine synthase 1 isoform X1 codes for the protein MAVPCPHWLCPRRATPCHSLCPIPCRAGRSRIAPRACPDISAPRCQFYSRPRVTPGWPRPLPPSPSLVPLPTPVPCSRLPTVAPRPRCPLRSATASGVPVPPVPPVPPRPAPSEQDTAPPPPPGPERAEPLLELRQHRDRHRETPPEPDTAGTGAGRATPGAATPGETDTDRQTPTDTDRHRHRHRRPSVTRMLSMSQASPERVPSPEEQEWAGPEALCPGWLEDEAPDGEVPGDSGDPDDATQAYERLQSALCQEGLPPTLDCSTEPRTGFGPLDMTVCILGSPTPFLPVLLEGGTRCPGAMVLCLSPSWASRVPSESCPGAWSLLLSRGVSFKVGGHSALETFVPPRRANYVTGTFAPGDPEGGWVGELARDLDCPTGGSVPLAHRLEDTLVTRWVLAARANLPVPPTLAFVLGTRGDLPAQPAAPGVRLVRLQDPQGQQSLVQEEVGAFLGGTAMEPYGQVVVRPAGWRWRGTGTSSTHRKEEGAAVAQAVGARLRGLTEEDSVLLEAMVPTARLPVPPPRSPAPRLPMALRICTLVCRSWGDRPQLCQVACAVGRAESPVRHGAALPQGLDSSLQQWGVAAPSQRQALATRLREATEAAAAALMASEAELSPRQRGGGRARTDILGVDFLLACVDEALELVALATNGQRCLETCALAEAMGRGVGEPRGDLPRLLAEAMLHRAQRHLVEGKDILLIGAGGVSKSFVWEAARDYGLKIHLVESDPEHFAAGLVQTFLPYDSREHRRDEEHAERVLELLRSRGLRPHACLSYWDDCVVLAALVCQGLGLRGPAPAAVRVAKQKSRTHRHLQRCRRGRPPPAAFAVPCRRLRSHGDVERAAGAVPFPAVAKLEFGAGGVGVRLVENAGQCHAHAARLWRDLRDDADHPGIGLGWGNAMLLMEYVPGTEHDVDLVVFEGRLLGAWVSDNGPTRVPAFLETAACLPSCLPADRQAQLVRAALQCCRACGLCDGVFNVELKLGPAGPRLLEINPRMGGFYLRDWIREVYGPDLLLAAVLVALGVPPVLPARPAPRTHLAGVMCLASEHGPSLAGGGGMEALRELHGRGLVRLNRLFEEPEGAGEYEEPLLSVACAGATLAEACERLLGLCQGLGIDSPRYPVEHFLSHFK
- the RPS6KB2 gene encoding ribosomal protein S6 kinase beta-2 isoform X1, which codes for MAGVFDIDLETEEGSDGDEPELGAEMELEPRGNGLEPVGHYEEIEISESSVNNGPEHIGPHCFELLRVLGKGGYGKVFQVRKVQGTNTGKIFAMKVLKKAKIACNAKDTAHTRAERNILEAVKHPFIVDLIYAFQTGGKLYLILECLSGGELFMQLEREGIFLEDTACFYLSEITLALGHLHSHGIIYRDLKPENIMLNSQGHIKLTDFGLCKESIHDGAVTHTFCGTIEYMAPEILVRSGHNRAVDWWSLGALMYDMLTGSPPFTAENRKKTIDKILKGKLVLPPYLTPDARDLLKKFLKRNPSQRVGGGPGDAADVQKQPFFRHINWEDLLARRLDPPFKPCLQSEEDVSQFDTRFTRQTPVDSPDDAAISESANQAFLGFTYVAPSVLESIKEGFSFQPKVRSPRRLNSSPRTPVSPVKFSPFEAFKPVAPGDPMELGPPQAPPPEGTAPLPIKPSGGAKKQKGGRGRVPRPLSPRRRAGH
- the CARNS1 gene encoding carnosine synthase 1 isoform X2; this encodes MLSMSQASPERVPSPEEQEWAGPEALCPGWLEDEAPDGEVPGDSGDPDDATQAYERLQSALCQEGLPPTLDCSTEPRTGFGPLDMTVCILGSPTPFLPVLLEGGTRCPGAMVLCLSPSWASRVPSESCPGAWSLLLSRGVSFKVGGHSALETFVPPRRANYVTGTFAPGDPEGGWVGELARDLDCPTGGSVPLAHRLEDTLVTRWVLAARANLPVPPTLAFVLGTRGDLPAQPAAPGVRLVRLQDPQGQQSLVQEEVGAFLGGTAMEPYGQVVVRPAGWRWRGTGTSSTHRKEEGAAVAQAVGARLRGLTEEDSVLLEAMVPTARLPVPPPRSPAPRLPMALRICTLVCRSWGDRPQLCQVACAVGRAESPVRHGAALPQGLDSSLQQWGVAAPSQRQALATRLREATEAAAAALMASEAELSPRQRGGGRARTDILGVDFLLACVDEALELVALATNGQRCLETCALAEAMGRGVGEPRGDLPRLLAEAMLHRAQRHLVEGKDILLIGAGGVSKSFVWEAARDYGLKIHLVESDPEHFAAGLVQTFLPYDSREHRRDEEHAERVLELLRSRGLRPHACLSYWDDCVVLAALVCQGLGLRGPAPAAVRVAKQKSRTHRHLQRCRRGRPPPAAFAVPCRRLRSHGDVERAAGAVPFPAVAKLEFGAGGVGVRLVENAGQCHAHAARLWRDLRDDADHPGIGLGWGNAMLLMEYVPGTEHDVDLVVFEGRLLGAWVSDNGPTRVPAFLETAACLPSCLPADRQAQLVRAALQCCRACGLCDGVFNVELKLGPAGPRLLEINPRMGGFYLRDWIREVYGPDLLLAAVLVALGVPPVLPARPAPRTHLAGVMCLASEHGPSLAGGGGMEALRELHGRGLVRLNRLFEEPEGAGEYEEPLLSVACAGATLAEACERLLGLCQGLGIDSPRYPVEHFLSHFK
- the CARNS1 gene encoding carnosine synthase 1 isoform X3 — translated: MSQASPERVPSPEEQEWAGPEALCPGWLEDEAPDGEVPGDSGDPDDATQAYERLQSALCQEGLPPTLDCSTEPRTGFGPLDMTVCILGSPTPFLPVLLEGGTRCPGAMVLCLSPSWASRVPSESCPGAWSLLLSRGVSFKVGGHSALETFVPPRRANYVTGTFAPGDPEGGWVGELARDLDCPTGGSVPLAHRLEDTLVTRWVLAARANLPVPPTLAFVLGTRGDLPAQPAAPGVRLVRLQDPQGQQSLVQEEVGAFLGGTAMEPYGQVVVRPAGWRWRGTGTSSTHRKEEGAAVAQAVGARLRGLTEEDSVLLEAMVPTARLPVPPPRSPAPRLPMALRICTLVCRSWGDRPQLCQVACAVGRAESPVRHGAALPQGLDSSLQQWGVAAPSQRQALATRLREATEAAAAALMASEAELSPRQRGGGRARTDILGVDFLLACVDEALELVALATNGQRCLETCALAEAMGRGVGEPRGDLPRLLAEAMLHRAQRHLVEGKDILLIGAGGVSKSFVWEAARDYGLKIHLVESDPEHFAAGLVQTFLPYDSREHRRDEEHAERVLELLRSRGLRPHACLSYWDDCVVLAALVCQGLGLRGPAPAAVRVAKQKSRTHRHLQRCRRGRPPPAAFAVPCRRLRSHGDVERAAGAVPFPAVAKLEFGAGGVGVRLVENAGQCHAHAARLWRDLRDDADHPGIGLGWGNAMLLMEYVPGTEHDVDLVVFEGRLLGAWVSDNGPTRVPAFLETAACLPSCLPADRQAQLVRAALQCCRACGLCDGVFNVELKLGPAGPRLLEINPRMGGFYLRDWIREVYGPDLLLAAVLVALGVPPVLPARPAPRTHLAGVMCLASEHGPSLAGGGGMEALRELHGRGLVRLNRLFEEPEGAGEYEEPLLSVACAGATLAEACERLLGLCQGLGIDSPRYPVEHFLSHFK
- the RPS6KB2 gene encoding ribosomal protein S6 kinase beta-2 isoform X2, whose protein sequence is MELEPRGNGLEPVGHYEEIEISESSVNNGPEHIGPHCFELLRVLGKGGYGKVFQVRKVQGTNTGKIFAMKVLKKAKIACNAKDTAHTRAERNILEAVKHPFIVDLIYAFQTGGKLYLILECLSGGELFMQLEREGIFLEDTACFYLSEITLALGHLHSHGIIYRDLKPENIMLNSQGHIKLTDFGLCKESIHDGAVTHTFCGTIEYMAPEILVRSGHNRAVDWWSLGALMYDMLTGSPPFTAENRKKTIDKILKGKLVLPPYLTPDARDLLKKFLKRNPSQRVGGGPGDAADVQKQPFFRHINWEDLLARRLDPPFKPCLQSEEDVSQFDTRFTRQTPVDSPDDAAISESANQAFLGFTYVAPSVLESIKEGFSFQPKVRSPRRLNSSPRTPVSPVKFSPFEAFKPVAPGDPMELGPPQAPPPEGTAPLPIKPSGGAKKQKGGRGRVPRPLSPRRRAGH